Below is a genomic region from Carassius carassius chromosome 50, fCarCar2.1, whole genome shotgun sequence.
ttcccaattaaaaaaaaaaaaaaaatcaggtccAGACTCCCATCTTTTATCTTGATTAATTGAATATCCCGTTTTACTCTGACTACAGCAActacattaattaatttgtttacgaATGATCATGGTTAACAAGTTCATGGTTTCAAGTTGTGCATGCACTGATAAAATATCTACCATGGATAGATATTGGATAAatcatgctaaatgtaaatgtaccagTTATTGTGCAAACACTATATAACCCTGTGTACTACTTACCTTATTTCTTTTTTGTCCCTCACAGGATGATTGACAGTTGGCGGTGCTGAGTCACATAGCAGAATGCCCGGTGTGCCCCGTGGGGCCTTGCAACACCACACTGTGCCTATAGCCTGTGCCATCATCTGCTCCTGGCTGTTGATCCTGGTCCATTCTGCCTTTTGCCAGAAACCTGCAAAGCTGCCTCTGGTGGGCCGCAAGCCTTTCCTGGCAGCCTGGAATGCTCCACTGGATATGTGTACGCTGAAGTACAATATCAATGTCAGCCTTGAACTTTTCCATATCAGCGGTAGTCCACGAGCCATCCACACGGGCCAGAATGTCACTATCTTCTATGCCAACCGCCTGGGTTACTACCCTTTCTACAACGAGCAAGGGGTTCCCATCAATGGAGGCCTACCTCAGAACAGCAGCCTTGAAGCACATCTTCACAAAGCCCGAAAAGACATAGCACACTTCATCCCTTCTGAAGATTTCCGGGGCCTGGCTGTGATCGACTGGGAGTTCTGGCGGCCACAGTGGAATCGTAACTGGCACAAGAAAGAAATTTACCGACAGCGTTCACAAGAGCTGATTGCACAGGCCTACCTTAATGTGACCGAGGAACAGGTGGAAGAGCTGGCACGCTTGCGCTTCGAGAAGAGTGCCATGGAGTTCATGCAGGGCACGCTGAAGCTTGGTACACAAACTCGTCCACATGGACTCTGGGGTTTTTATCTCTACCCTGACTGTCACAATTACAATGTACATGCACACAACTACAGTGGCACATGCCCCCTACAGGAGAGCCATCGTAATGACCAGCTGTTCTGGTTGTGGAACAGCAGC
It encodes:
- the LOC132133158 gene encoding hyaluronidase-4-like, producing the protein MPGVPRGALQHHTVPIACAIICSWLLILVHSAFCQKPAKLPLVGRKPFLAAWNAPLDMCTLKYNINVSLELFHISGSPRAIHTGQNVTIFYANRLGYYPFYNEQGVPINGGLPQNSSLEAHLHKARKDIAHFIPSEDFRGLAVIDWEFWRPQWNRNWHKKEIYRQRSQELIAQAYLNVTEEQVEELARLRFEKSAMEFMQGTLKLGTQTRPHGLWGFYLYPDCHNYNVHAHNYSGTCPLQESHRNDQLFWLWNSSTAFFPALAIRKGHMDSIRNLHFSQNRVLESLRLASLTSLPYELPTFVYTRLGYRDEAMAFLTQKDLMHTIGESAALGAAGFVIWGDLNLTSSRHNCSKVKAFLNHRLGQYITNVTQAAEICSHLLCQNNGRCVRRDPQALHYLHLSRGNYRILSNRNGTFTVTVIDQTKNERQMLADRFRCHCYQGYEGERCDSIEPEETEEDNMIQEDVEEEKKEESKVYKDIKDSAVPLQNHFILTALLLLLNFSSI